A genomic region of Deinococcus sp. KSM4-11 contains the following coding sequences:
- the ftsA gene encoding cell division protein FtsA, translated as MKDNPIIVGLDIGTTKITTVIGEVAEGGNVDIIGEGSVPSEGMKRGSVVNLERATHAIRQSVQAAERVSGVKVDRVFVSVAGNHAKAITSHGLAAIRRNQEIAQPDVDRAIENARAVPLDPNLEVIHTLPQEYVVDGQEGIKSPVGMHGVRLEVDVHIVAGTAGPLLNLRRCVQEAGLQVGGFVLHALASGLATLEAAEQMQTVIVVDMGGGTTDIGVFKRGNLAHSACIPIGGEHVTADLAQILKIPMEEAENVKKRYGAALPELADQDLTLEITTASGSTHAISAFELSRIIKPRLAEIFSLIRDEIDHTLGPVELVAQGVVLTGGAASLRGVAELARDRFRLPVRVGRPRGIGGLNDIVNDPGHAASVGLVLYGIGQDGKVPHTVFKDDPNKDQIEGLVAPPVVLPPSVQPDPKPVKAGSGEGFVDRIRNLFKDWL; from the coding sequence ATGAAGGACAACCCGATCATCGTGGGCCTGGACATCGGCACCACCAAAATCACCACCGTCATCGGCGAGGTCGCTGAGGGCGGCAACGTCGACATCATCGGCGAGGGCAGCGTACCCAGCGAGGGCATGAAACGCGGCTCTGTCGTGAACCTGGAACGCGCCACCCACGCCATCCGCCAGTCCGTGCAGGCGGCCGAACGCGTCAGCGGCGTCAAGGTCGACCGGGTGTTCGTGTCGGTCGCCGGCAACCACGCCAAGGCCATCACCTCCCACGGCCTCGCGGCCATCCGCCGCAACCAGGAGATCGCGCAGCCCGATGTCGACCGGGCCATCGAGAACGCCCGCGCGGTGCCGCTCGATCCCAACCTGGAAGTCATCCACACCCTCCCGCAGGAGTACGTCGTGGACGGCCAGGAGGGCATCAAGAGCCCAGTCGGCATGCACGGCGTGCGTCTGGAAGTCGACGTGCACATCGTGGCGGGCACGGCCGGGCCGCTGCTCAATCTGCGCCGCTGCGTGCAGGAGGCCGGATTGCAGGTCGGCGGCTTCGTGCTGCACGCCCTGGCCTCGGGCCTGGCCACGCTGGAGGCCGCCGAGCAGATGCAGACGGTGATCGTGGTGGACATGGGCGGCGGCACCACCGACATCGGCGTGTTCAAGCGCGGCAACCTCGCCCACTCCGCGTGCATTCCGATCGGTGGGGAGCACGTCACGGCAGACCTCGCGCAGATCCTCAAGATCCCCATGGAAGAGGCCGAGAACGTCAAGAAGCGTTACGGCGCGGCCCTCCCAGAACTCGCGGATCAGGATCTCACGCTGGAGATCACGACCGCGTCGGGCAGCACGCACGCCATCAGCGCCTTCGAGCTGTCGCGCATCATCAAGCCCCGGCTCGCGGAGATCTTCTCCCTGATCCGCGACGAGATCGACCACACCCTCGGCCCCGTGGAGCTCGTGGCACAGGGCGTGGTGCTCACGGGTGGCGCGGCCAGCCTGCGGGGCGTGGCGGAACTCGCCCGCGACCGCTTCCGCCTTCCGGTGCGCGTCGGTCGCCCGCGCGGCATCGGCGGCCTGAACGACATCGTGAACGATCCGGGCCACGCGGCCAGTGTCGGCCTGGTGCTCTACGGCATCGGGCAGGATGGCAAGGTGCCGCACACGGTCTTCAAGGACGATCCGAACAAGGATCAGATCGAGGGGCTGGTCGCGCCGCCCGTGGTGCTGCCGCCGTCGGTACAGCCGGATCCCAAGCCGGTCAAGGCGGGCAGCGGTGAAGGCTTCGTCGACCGCATCCGCAACCTGTTCAAAGACTGGCTGTAA
- a CDS encoding iron-siderophore ABC transporter substrate-binding protein, whose translation MKHPLLLSAVLATSAASAQTLTITHDEGKATVPSNPRRIVVMDEESLGWIAALGLSDRVVGLASAYLTPSDVDGTTIKPNVLKDGFFGRTRLGNPAYVGDWQKPNLEVITALKPDLIVRLTWDGNQNYDTLSKIAPTVGYKEGGTGFWQKGLRDLARVFGKQVQAEQVIRAVAETNRTNGRKLLDADIFRKYPKVIVVAPFAGGQNWVYTATRLIPDLKALGFKDGYSASKTTLGVGAQISDEALLGLDKQTLVVLFPPGGKYNGVEAFLKTPIGQRLSAQSVVYVPEDFSAYTGPLVSVRNSTDLTRIILEKLK comes from the coding sequence ATGAAGCACCCCCTTCTGCTGTCCGCCGTGCTTGCCACCAGCGCTGCCTCCGCCCAGACCCTGACCATCACGCACGACGAGGGCAAGGCGACCGTGCCGAGCAACCCCAGACGCATCGTCGTGATGGATGAGGAATCGCTCGGCTGGATCGCCGCGCTGGGCCTCAGCGACCGCGTCGTGGGGCTGGCCAGCGCCTACCTGACCCCCAGCGACGTTGACGGCACCACCATCAAGCCGAACGTGCTGAAAGACGGCTTCTTTGGCCGCACCAGGCTGGGGAATCCCGCGTACGTCGGCGACTGGCAGAAGCCCAACCTGGAGGTCATCACGGCGCTGAAGCCCGACCTGATCGTGCGCCTGACGTGGGACGGCAACCAGAACTACGACACCCTGAGCAAGATCGCGCCCACGGTGGGTTACAAAGAGGGCGGCACCGGCTTCTGGCAGAAGGGTCTGCGCGACCTGGCCCGCGTGTTCGGCAAGCAGGTGCAGGCCGAGCAGGTGATCCGCGCCGTGGCCGAGACCAACCGCACCAACGGCCGCAAGCTGCTGGACGCCGACATCTTCCGCAAGTACCCCAAGGTGATCGTGGTCGCGCCCTTCGCGGGCGGGCAGAACTGGGTGTACACCGCCACCCGCCTGATTCCTGACCTGAAGGCCCTGGGCTTCAAGGACGGCTACAGCGCCAGCAAGACCACGCTGGGCGTCGGCGCGCAGATCAGCGACGAGGCGCTGCTGGGCCTGGACAAGCAGACCCTGGTGGTGCTGTTCCCCCCCGGCGGCAAGTACAACGGCGTGGAAGCCTTCCTGAAGACGCCCATCGGCCAGCGTCTGAGCGCCCAGAGCGTCGTGTACGTGCCCGAGGACTTCAGCGCGTACACCGGCCCGCTGGTGAGCGTGCGCAACAGCACCGACCTGACGCGCATCATCCTCGAGAAGTTGAAGTGA
- the pfkA gene encoding 6-phosphofructokinase, translated as MTEPTPIHHPNSAGIKRVAVLTSGGDAPGMNAAIRAVVRTATFEGLEVVGIRRGFSGLHRGELHLLGPRDVANTIQRGGTILLTARSSTWRTPEGRERGAKHLREWGVDGLIVIGGDGSFHGGHYLQQEHGIPVIGVPGTIDNDLYGTDHTIGYFTAVETALDAVDKLRDTGASHERIFVIEVMGRHAGHIALDVAVAGGAEEVFIPEDGKPVSDAIAVVKDSVAKGKLGSIIIVAEGYPGGAQGVADAIQAETGFEIRVSILGHIQRGGSPVSSDRILASRLGEASVYALMDGRSDVMVGRDAGGISYTPLNLTWEKRKDVSRDLYRCAKTLSV; from the coding sequence ATGACCGAACCCACGCCCATCCACCACCCCAACTCCGCCGGCATCAAGCGCGTCGCCGTCCTCACCAGCGGCGGCGACGCGCCCGGCATGAACGCCGCCATCCGCGCCGTCGTCCGCACCGCCACCTTCGAGGGCCTAGAGGTCGTCGGGATCCGCCGGGGCTTCTCGGGCCTGCACCGCGGCGAACTGCACCTCCTCGGTCCGCGCGACGTCGCCAACACCATCCAGCGCGGCGGCACCATCCTGCTCACCGCGCGCAGCTCCACCTGGCGAACCCCCGAAGGTCGCGAGCGCGGCGCGAAGCACCTGCGCGAGTGGGGCGTGGACGGCCTAATCGTGATCGGCGGGGACGGCAGCTTCCACGGGGGCCACTACCTCCAGCAGGAGCACGGCATTCCGGTCATCGGCGTGCCCGGCACCATCGACAACGACCTGTACGGCACGGATCACACCATCGGCTACTTCACGGCCGTCGAGACCGCGCTGGACGCCGTGGACAAGCTGCGCGACACCGGCGCCAGCCACGAACGTATCTTCGTGATTGAGGTCATGGGCCGCCACGCCGGGCACATCGCCCTGGACGTCGCCGTGGCCGGTGGGGCCGAGGAAGTGTTCATTCCCGAGGACGGCAAGCCCGTCTCGGACGCCATCGCGGTCGTGAAGGACTCGGTCGCCAAGGGCAAGCTCGGCTCAATCATCATCGTCGCCGAGGGCTACCCGGGTGGCGCGCAGGGCGTCGCCGACGCCATCCAGGCCGAGACCGGCTTTGAAATCCGCGTGAGCATCCTGGGGCACATCCAGCGCGGCGGCAGCCCCGTCAGTTCCGACCGCATCCTGGCCAGCCGCCTGGGCGAGGCGTCCGTGTACGCCCTGATGGACGGTCGCAGCGATGTGATGGTCGGCCGCGACGCCGGGGGCATCTCCTACACGCCGCTGAACCTCACCTGGGAAAAGCGCAAGGATGTCAGCCGTGACCTGTACCGCTGCGCCAAGACCCTGAGCGTCTAA
- a CDS encoding sucrase ferredoxin: MTAADRPSRLPLCADVSRALGEDPIGTAPHWQEVTVLELDVPVWSKVRDVANWTPQHHRLFERLRGKVEASGAGFGLLMSAPATRGQPLRVRHYTLGAGGYGRRDYASDLPQAEWVRGLTDTLLDPQHLSAWEEQAVPLGPDVHVCTHGTVDAACGRYGVPVYHHLAAAGERAWRTGHFGGHRFAATAVELPSGLLWAHLTPDLAVQVARREVPPAEVARHLRGFSGLPPLAQVVDRDLLVRHGWDWLAARRWAEVDGEDVTLQFEWRGECGLVRATVTHDLLSVPGSSHKPEWSDVRQYRLQWTA; the protein is encoded by the coding sequence TTGACCGCCGCTGATCGGCCCTCCCGTCTGCCCTTGTGCGCGGACGTCTCCCGCGCGCTGGGCGAGGATCCCATCGGCACCGCGCCGCACTGGCAGGAGGTGACGGTGCTGGAACTGGACGTGCCGGTGTGGTCGAAGGTGCGCGATGTGGCGAACTGGACGCCCCAGCACCACCGCCTGTTCGAGCGCCTGCGCGGCAAGGTCGAGGCCAGCGGTGCGGGCTTCGGCCTGCTGATGAGCGCCCCGGCCACGCGCGGGCAGCCCCTGCGCGTGAGGCACTACACGCTGGGCGCGGGCGGCTACGGGCGGCGCGACTACGCCAGCGACCTGCCGCAGGCCGAGTGGGTGCGCGGCCTGACCGACACCCTGCTCGACCCGCAGCACTTGAGCGCGTGGGAAGAACAGGCGGTGCCGCTGGGGCCGGACGTGCACGTCTGCACGCACGGCACCGTGGACGCCGCGTGCGGGCGCTACGGGGTGCCGGTCTACCACCACCTGGCAGCGGCGGGCGAGCGCGCGTGGCGCACTGGCCATTTCGGTGGGCACCGCTTCGCCGCCACCGCCGTGGAGCTGCCGAGCGGCCTGCTGTGGGCGCACCTGACGCCGGACCTGGCCGTGCAGGTGGCCCGCCGGGAGGTGCCTCCCGCCGAGGTGGCCCGGCACCTGCGGGGGTTCAGCGGCCTGCCCCCGCTGGCGCAGGTGGTGGACCGTGACCTGCTGGTGCGCCACGGCTGGGACTGGCTCGCGGCCCGCCGCTGGGCCGAGGTGGATGGGGAAGACGTCACGCTGCAGTTCGAGTGGCGCGGCGAGTGCGGCCTCGTCCGGGCCACCGTCACCCACGATCTGCTCAGCGTGCCAGGCTCCAGCCACAAGCCCGAATGGTCGGACGTCCGGCAGTACCGGCTCCAGTGGACGGCCTGA
- a CDS encoding cell division protein FtsQ/DivIB: MTTPALEPVRVTRRHWPWIAGAVLLGAALAASWFALPVRQIGVTGNVQLSPARIKQLAGAQAGYGWLYYGGWRAGGLLAEPWIASAVVTRRFPDSVSIAVVERRPVARWQAGGRVQAVAADGAVMPGGVGLAALPLIQGWGPDRHIEALRVLRALAGYNVRSVVYTPAGLQVKLPSGSLWSGDLESLLKYAGSISMYPNKDLTIYPWGVSVQE, encoded by the coding sequence GTGACCACGCCGGCGCTGGAACCAGTGCGCGTCACGCGCCGCCACTGGCCGTGGATCGCTGGAGCGGTGCTGCTGGGGGCCGCCCTCGCGGCCTCGTGGTTCGCGCTGCCGGTGCGACAGATCGGCGTGACCGGGAACGTGCAGCTGTCACCGGCACGCATCAAGCAGCTCGCGGGCGCGCAGGCGGGGTACGGGTGGCTGTATTACGGTGGGTGGCGGGCAGGTGGGCTGCTCGCCGAACCGTGGATCGCGTCGGCCGTGGTCACGCGGCGCTTCCCGGACAGCGTGTCGATCGCGGTCGTGGAGCGTCGGCCCGTGGCCCGCTGGCAGGCCGGTGGACGCGTACAGGCCGTGGCCGCCGATGGCGCGGTCATGCCGGGCGGGGTGGGGCTGGCGGCCCTGCCGCTGATCCAGGGCTGGGGGCCGGATCGGCACATCGAGGCACTGAGGGTGCTCAGGGCGCTGGCCGGGTACAATGTCAGGTCGGTGGTGTACACGCCAGCGGGCCTGCAGGTGAAACTTCCCTCGGGATCACTCTGGAGTGGCGACCTCGAATCCTTACTGAAGTATGCTGGGAGCATCAGCATGTACCCGAATAAAGACCTTACAATTTACCCCTGGGGGGTGAGCGTCCAGGAATGA
- the ftsZ gene encoding cell division protein FtsZ, which translates to MQAARIRVIGLGGAGNNAVNRMIESGLEGVEFIAGNTDAQVLAKSHAEIRIQLGDRLTRGLGAGADPEVGEKAALEDRERIKEYLDGTDMLFITAGMGGGTGTGSAPVVAEIAREMGVLTVAIVTRPFRFEGPKRQRVAEEGISKLADRVDGMIVVNNEKLLTAVDKKVSFREAFLIADRVLYYGVKGISDVINVDGMINLDFADVRNLLANSGTVLMGIGAGRGEKVAEEAAMSAIHSPLLERGIDGARRILVNVTGGYDLSMTDANEIVEKIREATGFDDPDILFGITPDEAAGDEVRVTVIATGFNDTTIGIASGLRGPSLETFVKPVRGGASSGGYDPKDYDIPAFLRNVERD; encoded by the coding sequence ATGCAAGCGGCCAGAATTCGCGTGATTGGCTTGGGCGGGGCGGGCAACAATGCCGTCAACCGCATGATTGAAAGCGGACTCGAGGGTGTCGAGTTCATCGCCGGGAATACGGACGCGCAGGTGCTCGCCAAGAGCCACGCCGAGATCCGCATTCAGCTCGGCGACCGCCTGACCCGGGGCCTGGGGGCCGGGGCGGATCCCGAGGTGGGCGAGAAGGCCGCGCTGGAAGACCGCGAGCGCATCAAGGAATATCTCGACGGCACCGACATGCTGTTCATTACGGCCGGGATGGGCGGCGGCACCGGTACCGGCAGCGCGCCGGTCGTCGCCGAGATCGCCCGCGAGATGGGCGTCCTGACCGTCGCCATCGTGACCCGGCCCTTCCGCTTCGAGGGCCCCAAGCGCCAGCGCGTGGCCGAGGAAGGCATCAGCAAGCTCGCGGATCGGGTGGACGGCATGATCGTCGTGAACAACGAGAAGCTGCTCACGGCCGTGGACAAGAAGGTCTCGTTCCGCGAGGCCTTCCTCATTGCCGACCGGGTGCTGTATTACGGCGTGAAGGGCATCAGCGACGTCATCAACGTGGACGGCATGATCAACCTGGACTTCGCGGACGTGCGCAACCTGCTGGCCAACTCCGGCACCGTCCTGATGGGCATCGGTGCGGGCCGGGGCGAGAAGGTCGCCGAGGAAGCCGCCATGAGCGCCATCCACTCGCCGCTGCTGGAGCGCGGTATCGACGGGGCGCGGCGCATCCTGGTGAACGTCACGGGCGGCTATGACCTTTCGATGACCGACGCGAACGAAATCGTCGAGAAGATCCGCGAGGCGACCGGCTTCGACGATCCCGACATCCTGTTCGGCATCACGCCCGACGAGGCCGCCGGGGACGAGGTGCGCGTGACCGTGATCGCCACCGGCTTCAACGACACGACCATCGGCATCGCCTCGGGCCTGCGCGGCCCCAGCCTGGAAACCTTCGTGAAGCCCGTGCGCGGCGGTGCCAGTAGCGGCGGCTACGATCCCAAGGACTACGATATTCCCGCGTTCCTGCGCAACGTCGAACGCGACTGA
- a CDS encoding UDP-N-acetylmuramate dehydrogenase: MTVLAASRTGARVERLPLARYTTLGVGGEAEVWLVESLAQLAEAMDEPYRVLGGGSNLVIADEGVPERVIRLVGPLAERDLEPDPKLSTADDVVTGWVGGGVPLPGLIRQLQKLGLGGLEGTVGIPAQVGGAVWMNAGTRYGEMFNGLHTIEIVTPGGVRQVTPADLKWGYRDSGIPRNHVVTRVRLKLRRSTPEDVLARMDLADTARKGQPKMKTPGCAFKNPGGVSAGKLIDGAGLKGTRIGNALIAPEHANFIVNLGGATAADVHALLDVIRERVPVPLELEYELWPEQGTR, translated from the coding sequence GTGACGGTGCTGGCCGCTAGCCGCACCGGGGCGCGCGTGGAGCGCCTGCCGCTGGCGCGCTACACGACTCTGGGCGTGGGTGGCGAGGCCGAGGTGTGGTTAGTGGAATCGCTCGCGCAGCTGGCAGAGGCGATGGACGAGCCTTACCGTGTGCTCGGGGGCGGGAGCAACCTGGTGATCGCGGACGAAGGCGTGCCGGAGCGCGTGATCCGGCTCGTGGGGCCGCTTGCAGAGCGCGACCTGGAGCCCGACCCGAAACTGAGCACGGCCGATGATGTGGTCACCGGGTGGGTGGGTGGCGGCGTGCCCCTGCCGGGCCTGATCCGGCAGCTTCAGAAGCTGGGACTGGGGGGCCTGGAGGGCACGGTGGGCATTCCCGCCCAGGTCGGCGGCGCCGTATGGATGAACGCGGGCACCCGCTACGGCGAGATGTTCAACGGTCTGCACACCATCGAGATCGTCACGCCCGGCGGCGTGCGCCAGGTCACGCCGGCCGATCTGAAGTGGGGCTACAGAGACAGCGGGATTCCCCGCAACCATGTGGTCACGCGGGTGCGGCTGAAGCTGCGGCGCAGCACACCGGAGGACGTGCTGGCGAGGATGGATCTCGCGGATACCGCCCGCAAGGGCCAGCCGAAGATGAAAACGCCGGGCTGCGCCTTCAAGAATCCAGGTGGCGTGAGCGCTGGCAAACTGATCGACGGGGCTGGCTTGAAGGGCACCCGGATCGGGAACGCCCTGATTGCGCCGGAGCACGCGAACTTCATCGTGAATCTGGGGGGCGCGACCGCCGCCGACGTACATGCCCTGCTGGACGTCATCCGTGAACGGGTGCCAGTCCCGCTGGAACTGGAGTACGAGCTGTGGCCGGAACAGGGAACGCGGTGA
- the murC gene encoding UDP-N-acetylmuramate--L-alanine ligase: protein MTDPHPHSLPSGPAGTAPLHYHLMGIGGIGMSAFARLLAARGQRVSGCDASATELTAQLQAEGIPVAVGHAAAHVSDAVFGPVDVLVASEAVPKTHPELVAARSAGIEVRPRMTLLDELLRVPDSIGVIGTHGKTTTTSMIAVALLGAGLDPAAFVGGIVPEFGSNARVGSGPFVAEVDESDRAFAELGCATAVFTNAEDDHVGGAQATYWETVEEQHAGFARFVAQSGRVLLCADWPGLEALCAGAPERLSYGQALGADYRAVNLRLDAEGTDFTVEYRGVVLGEARVGLPGTHNVLNALAALAVTHLHGGEFARAASALAAFRGPGRRWQRIGELNGALVIDDYAHNATKVAAAVQAARQTGRRVRVVFQPHRYLRTQQSWPRLADALMDADEVLLLDIAAASEAPIEGIHARLISQRMADNGHTGIRYMPDRDEVVRTLRATAGPGDIIVTMGAGDVWKLSRELAGVVA, encoded by the coding sequence ATGACTGATCCTCACCCTCACTCTCTCCCCTCCGGCCCTGCCGGGACAGCCCCTCTGCACTACCACCTGATGGGCATCGGCGGCATCGGCATGAGCGCCTTCGCGCGGCTCCTCGCGGCGCGTGGTCAGCGCGTGAGCGGTTGCGACGCTTCCGCGACCGAGCTGACCGCGCAGCTCCAGGCCGAGGGCATTCCCGTGGCGGTGGGTCACGCGGCCGCCCATGTTTCGGACGCGGTGTTCGGGCCGGTGGACGTGCTGGTCGCCTCCGAGGCCGTGCCCAAGACCCATCCGGAACTGGTGGCGGCGCGGTCGGCGGGCATCGAGGTGCGCCCCCGCATGACGCTGCTGGATGAGCTGCTCCGCGTCCCGGACAGCATCGGCGTGATCGGCACGCACGGCAAGACCACCACCACCTCGATGATCGCGGTGGCCCTGCTGGGCGCGGGTCTGGATCCGGCGGCCTTCGTGGGCGGCATCGTTCCAGAGTTCGGCAGCAACGCCCGCGTGGGCAGCGGCCCCTTCGTGGCCGAGGTGGACGAATCCGACCGCGCCTTCGCGGAACTCGGCTGTGCCACGGCCGTGTTCACGAACGCCGAGGACGATCACGTGGGCGGCGCCCAGGCGACGTACTGGGAGACCGTGGAGGAGCAGCACGCGGGCTTCGCGCGCTTCGTGGCACAGTCCGGGCGGGTGCTGCTGTGCGCCGACTGGCCGGGGCTGGAGGCACTGTGCGCCGGAGCGCCGGAGCGGCTGAGCTACGGGCAGGCTCTGGGCGCGGACTACCGCGCGGTGAACCTGCGCCTGGATGCCGAGGGCACGGACTTCACGGTCGAGTACCGGGGAGTGGTGCTGGGCGAGGCGCGGGTCGGACTGCCTGGCACGCACAACGTCCTGAACGCGCTGGCGGCGCTGGCGGTGACGCACCTGCACGGCGGGGAGTTCGCGCGGGCCGCATCGGCCCTGGCGGCGTTCCGGGGGCCGGGACGGCGCTGGCAGCGCATCGGGGAGCTGAACGGGGCGCTGGTCATCGACGATTACGCGCACAACGCCACCAAGGTCGCGGCGGCGGTGCAGGCGGCCCGACAGACGGGACGGCGGGTGCGTGTGGTGTTCCAGCCGCACCGCTACCTGCGTACCCAGCAGTCCTGGCCGCGGCTGGCCGACGCGCTGATGGACGCCGACGAGGTGCTGCTGCTCGACATCGCCGCCGCGTCAGAAGCCCCCATCGAGGGCATCCATGCCCGGCTGATCTCGCAGCGTATGGCGGACAACGGCCATACCGGCATTCGGTACATGCCGGATCGGGACGAGGTCGTCCGGACGCTGCGCGCGACGGCCGGGCCGGGAGATATCATCGTGACCATGGGCGCGGGCGACGTGTGGAAACTCTCGCGGGAACTGGCAGGAGTCGTGGCGTGA
- a CDS encoding AIM24 family protein, translating to MTNMHPGSDGTYSLRDFVAQTAERDQPGDVFELESSKMLEVKVNGRVWSKLGAMIAYKGNLNFKREGTLEGGLMKALKRAVTQEMSPLAKIEGRGVVYLADQGKEIQILRLQGDTINVNGNDLLAFEDSVQYDITMMRRIAGYAAGGLFSVRMSGNGLVAILSHGKPLTLRVTPNEPIFTDPNATVAWSGNLQPQLRMDQSLRSIFGRGGGETYQMVFQGDGFVVVQPYEEFEHGLGGESSQQGGGVGRALGDLFD from the coding sequence ATGACGAACATGCACCCTGGAAGTGACGGCACCTACTCCCTCCGCGACTTCGTGGCGCAGACCGCCGAGCGGGACCAGCCGGGCGACGTCTTCGAACTGGAATCCAGCAAGATGCTGGAGGTCAAGGTCAACGGCCGCGTGTGGAGCAAGCTGGGCGCCATGATCGCCTACAAGGGCAACCTCAACTTCAAGCGCGAGGGCACCCTGGAAGGTGGCCTGATGAAGGCCCTCAAGCGCGCCGTGACCCAGGAGATGAGCCCACTGGCGAAGATTGAGGGCCGGGGCGTGGTGTACCTCGCCGATCAGGGCAAGGAAATCCAGATCCTGAGACTCCAGGGCGACACCATCAACGTGAACGGCAACGACCTGCTGGCGTTCGAGGACAGCGTGCAGTACGACATCACCATGATGCGCCGGATCGCCGGGTACGCCGCCGGGGGGCTGTTCAGCGTGCGCATGTCCGGCAACGGCCTGGTCGCGATCCTGTCACACGGCAAGCCGCTGACGCTTCGGGTCACGCCGAACGAGCCGATCTTCACCGACCCGAACGCCACGGTCGCGTGGAGCGGCAACCTCCAGCCGCAGCTCCGCATGGATCAGAGCCTGCGCTCGATCTTCGGGCGCGGTGGCGGCGAAACCTACCAGATGGTCTTCCAGGGTGACGGCTTCGTAGTCGTGCAGCCCTACGAGGAATTCGAGCACGGCCTAGGCGGCGAGAGCAGCCAGCAGGGCGGCGGCGTGGGCCGCGCACTGGGCGACCTGTTCGACTGA
- the murG gene encoding undecaprenyldiphospho-muramoylpentapeptide beta-N-acetylglucosaminyltransferase yields MSLVVLATGGTGGHIYPAVATARALMARGHGALILGQRGGMEQRVAAEQGLEFQGVTAGKLARSGQGRADPRELLRAGAGVLQARTLLARLRPAVVVGFGGFASLPGVLAAQALGIPTVLHEQNARLGLTQRLAVRGAKAVGTAYPEVVGLDQRKATLVGMPVREERMARAEALTRLGLQAGPLTIFVMGGSQGSLFLNNAVPDTLRNIFGGEGLVDHELGVMTPRIDLDFGLEPGTEPPGRPDLGAGVQVIHSTGPRWMSEVAPRVRDLDWYHVSGYVDAVAAWSAADLAITRGGTGTLAEAAFHGVPLIMVPLPESAENHQWHNAMTVQRAGAGRVVEQEKVEEALGRAVLECAAAGTRIAMRTAALKRSQPGAAERFADLVERNLKPVASKAT; encoded by the coding sequence ATGAGTCTGGTCGTGTTGGCAACAGGGGGAACGGGCGGGCACATTTACCCGGCGGTGGCGACCGCACGGGCGCTGATGGCGCGGGGACATGGCGCGCTGATCCTGGGACAGCGGGGCGGCATGGAGCAACGTGTCGCGGCCGAGCAGGGCCTGGAGTTCCAGGGCGTCACGGCCGGCAAACTGGCCCGCAGCGGACAGGGCCGTGCCGATCCGCGCGAGCTGCTGCGGGCCGGGGCAGGCGTCTTGCAGGCCCGAACACTGCTGGCCCGTCTGCGGCCCGCTGTGGTCGTGGGCTTCGGGGGCTTCGCGAGCCTGCCGGGCGTGCTGGCCGCACAGGCGCTGGGCATTCCCACGGTGCTTCACGAACAGAACGCCCGGCTGGGCCTGACGCAGCGGCTGGCGGTGCGCGGCGCGAAGGCCGTGGGCACCGCCTACCCGGAGGTGGTGGGGCTCGACCAGCGCAAGGCGACCCTGGTGGGCATGCCGGTGCGCGAGGAACGGATGGCGCGAGCCGAGGCCCTGACCCGGCTGGGCTTGCAGGCCGGCCCACTCACGATCTTCGTGATGGGCGGCTCGCAGGGCTCGCTGTTCCTGAACAACGCCGTGCCGGACACGCTGCGGAACATCTTCGGCGGAGAGGGCCTGGTGGATCACGAACTGGGCGTCATGACGCCGCGGATCGACCTGGACTTCGGTCTGGAACCAGGCACCGAGCCGCCGGGGAGGCCGGATCTGGGTGCGGGCGTGCAGGTCATCCACTCGACCGGCCCGCGCTGGATGTCCGAAGTCGCCCCCCGCGTCCGCGACCTGGACTGGTACCACGTGAGCGGCTACGTGGACGCCGTGGCCGCGTGGAGTGCGGCCGATCTGGCGATCACGCGAGGTGGGACGGGCACCCTGGCGGAGGCGGCGTTCCACGGCGTGCCGCTGATCATGGTGCCGCTGCCGGAATCGGCCGAGAACCACCAGTGGCACAACGCCATGACCGTACAGCGCGCCGGGGCGGGCCGCGTGGTCGAGCAGGAAAAGGTCGAGGAAGCGCTGGGCAGGGCGGTGTTAGAGTGTGCGGCAGCAGGCACCCGGATCGCGATGCGCACGGCGGCCCTGAAACGCTCACAGCCCGGTGCGGCCGAGCGCTTCGCGGACCTGGTCGAGCGGAACCTGAAGCCGGTGGCCTCCAAGGCGACATGA
- a CDS encoding RidA family protein encodes MKITHLNPDTLMKSPAFSQAVSVDGAGRLLFVGGQNGTRPDGTMAGADIGAQSAQALLNVQEALKAGGAGWADVVKLTIFLVHGQDLQATFAAAQTAVPGMTPPRP; translated from the coding sequence ATGAAGATCACGCACCTGAATCCGGACACGCTGATGAAAAGTCCGGCGTTCTCCCAGGCGGTGAGCGTGGATGGCGCAGGACGCCTGCTGTTCGTCGGCGGTCAGAACGGCACCCGGCCGGACGGCACGATGGCCGGGGCAGACATCGGCGCCCAGTCGGCCCAGGCCCTCCTCAACGTGCAGGAGGCGCTGAAGGCCGGCGGGGCCGGGTGGGCGGACGTGGTGAAGCTGACCATCTTCCTCGTCCACGGTCAGGACCTGCAGGCCACGTTCGCCGCCGCGCAGACAGCCGTGCCGGGCATGACCCCCCCACGGCCGTGA